The following coding sequences are from one Thamnophis elegans isolate rThaEle1 chromosome 5, rThaEle1.pri, whole genome shotgun sequence window:
- the ELF3 gene encoding ETS-related transcription factor Elf-3 isoform X1, with protein MEGARTPQGEEDRFPENSMAGSCEISNLISNYFSAMYQPEEAPPDPDLLTHLVEDDNISLVLNNANMATETTGKPTWFGEMPHSWSRSQVLEWISYHVEKNKYDASAIDFSCCNMDGYTLCQYTRDQLGLIFGPLGDELYDRLHETDELGWIMSVLRPDDLSQEALLESGTLELGNSCSQDYLEEMKLATIFSQPDLGYISGAMSPDSSASLAGTMSQSPQSQDSGGSDLDLDPIDIKHCIFSDDYKKEDLKKRKRGRPRKISKDSRDCLETKKNKHSPRGIHLWEFIRDILIHPELNEGLLKWEDRREGIFKFLRSEAVAQLWGQKKKNTSMTYEKLSRAMRYYYKREILERVDGRRLVYKFGKNSSGWKEEEVQDQS; from the exons ATGGAAGGAGCGAGAACTCCCCAGGGAGAAGAAGACAGATTCCCGG AAAATTCCATGGCGGGATCTTGTGAAATCAGCAACCTCATCTCTAATTATTTCAGTGCCATGTACCAGCCAGAGGAGGCCCCACCAGACCCTGATCTACTAACCCACCTTGTTGAAGATGACAACATATCACTTGTTCTAAATAACGCAAACATGGCAACTGAGACAACAG GCAAACCAACATGGTTTGGTGAGATGCCACACAGCTGGAGCAGGTCTCAGGTGCTGGAGTGGATCAGCTATCATGTGGAGAAGAACAAGTATGATGCCAGTGCCATAGATTTCTCTTGCTGCAACATGGACGGCTACACCCTTTGCCAATACACAcgggatcagctgggacttatcTTTGGGCCCCTTGGGGATGAGTTATACGACCGCTTGCATGAGACTG ATGAACTTGGCTGGATCATGTCAGTGCTGAGGCCTGATGATTTATCCCAGGAGGCCCTTCTGGAATCCGGTACTTTAG AATTGGGCAACTCATGCAGTCAGGACTATCTGGAGGAAATGAAATTAGCAACCATTTTTTCACAGCCAGATCTTGGCTACATCTCTGGAGCCATGTCACCAGACAGCTCCGCATCTCTAGCAG GGACAATGTCTCAGAGCCCTCAATCTCAGGACTCCGGTGGAAGTGATCTAGATCTTGATCCCATAGACATAAAGCACTGCATTTTTTCTGATG ATTATAAGAAAGAAGATctcaagaaaaggaaaagggggcGACCACGGAAGATTAGCAAGGACAGCAGAGACTGCCTGGAGACTAAAAAGAACAAACACT CACCAAGAGGAATCCACCTGTGGGAATTTATTCGGGACATCCTAATTCATCCCGAGCTGAATGAGGGTTTGCTGAAGTGGGAAGACCGTCGAGAAGGCATTTTCAAATTCCTGAGATCAGAGGCTGTAGCCCAGCTCTggggacaaaagaaaaaaaatactagcaTGACCTACGAGAAACTCAGCCGGGCCATGAG GTATTACTACAAACGGGAAATTCTGGAACGTGTGGACGGCCGGAGACTTGTGTACAAGTTTGGGAAAAACTCCAGTGGttggaaggaggaagaggtgcAAGACCAGAGCTAA
- the ELF3 gene encoding ETS-related transcription factor Elf-3 isoform X2, with amino-acid sequence MAGSCEISNLISNYFSAMYQPEEAPPDPDLLTHLVEDDNISLVLNNANMATETTGKPTWFGEMPHSWSRSQVLEWISYHVEKNKYDASAIDFSCCNMDGYTLCQYTRDQLGLIFGPLGDELYDRLHETDELGWIMSVLRPDDLSQEALLESGTLELGNSCSQDYLEEMKLATIFSQPDLGYISGAMSPDSSASLAGTMSQSPQSQDSGGSDLDLDPIDIKHCIFSDDYKKEDLKKRKRGRPRKISKDSRDCLETKKNKHSPRGIHLWEFIRDILIHPELNEGLLKWEDRREGIFKFLRSEAVAQLWGQKKKNTSMTYEKLSRAMRYYYKREILERVDGRRLVYKFGKNSSGWKEEEVQDQS; translated from the exons ATGGCGGGATCTTGTGAAATCAGCAACCTCATCTCTAATTATTTCAGTGCCATGTACCAGCCAGAGGAGGCCCCACCAGACCCTGATCTACTAACCCACCTTGTTGAAGATGACAACATATCACTTGTTCTAAATAACGCAAACATGGCAACTGAGACAACAG GCAAACCAACATGGTTTGGTGAGATGCCACACAGCTGGAGCAGGTCTCAGGTGCTGGAGTGGATCAGCTATCATGTGGAGAAGAACAAGTATGATGCCAGTGCCATAGATTTCTCTTGCTGCAACATGGACGGCTACACCCTTTGCCAATACACAcgggatcagctgggacttatcTTTGGGCCCCTTGGGGATGAGTTATACGACCGCTTGCATGAGACTG ATGAACTTGGCTGGATCATGTCAGTGCTGAGGCCTGATGATTTATCCCAGGAGGCCCTTCTGGAATCCGGTACTTTAG AATTGGGCAACTCATGCAGTCAGGACTATCTGGAGGAAATGAAATTAGCAACCATTTTTTCACAGCCAGATCTTGGCTACATCTCTGGAGCCATGTCACCAGACAGCTCCGCATCTCTAGCAG GGACAATGTCTCAGAGCCCTCAATCTCAGGACTCCGGTGGAAGTGATCTAGATCTTGATCCCATAGACATAAAGCACTGCATTTTTTCTGATG ATTATAAGAAAGAAGATctcaagaaaaggaaaagggggcGACCACGGAAGATTAGCAAGGACAGCAGAGACTGCCTGGAGACTAAAAAGAACAAACACT CACCAAGAGGAATCCACCTGTGGGAATTTATTCGGGACATCCTAATTCATCCCGAGCTGAATGAGGGTTTGCTGAAGTGGGAAGACCGTCGAGAAGGCATTTTCAAATTCCTGAGATCAGAGGCTGTAGCCCAGCTCTggggacaaaagaaaaaaaatactagcaTGACCTACGAGAAACTCAGCCGGGCCATGAG GTATTACTACAAACGGGAAATTCTGGAACGTGTGGACGGCCGGAGACTTGTGTACAAGTTTGGGAAAAACTCCAGTGGttggaaggaggaagaggtgcAAGACCAGAGCTAA